GCTCTAGATGGACATATCTTAAAAATTGTGGTCAAgtcaacaaaaatatatttaaagcaAAACATGGGCCATGTTTAAGACTCTTGCAGTGGCAGTTGCTTTTGACAGCATCACAAAAGGCTAATATTGAACCCTCTCTTGTTGTTCTTTGCATCGTACTACATTACTAGCACAAGCAGTTATCGATCCGACAATCCAAAGTTCGCGATCACCGTTTAACGCACGGCATAATCAATGACTTGGTATCAATCAGAGCAGTGCTCGACTTTTTAAAACTgatttacaagtgaaaaaaagacGAAGAGAACTTCAATTGGCCGGCAGTCGAAGAACAAGTTCAAACGTAGATTTCGGAACATGCAGAGAAAGAGGTAGAGAGAACAAAAATGGCGGAAGCTATCATCGTCAGCATTGCTGGGaagattaattattaattaatctATTAGCAAGTGCACCGTGTGGACCACTTGTTAATTTCGTCGCTTACATTAAACCGTTACACGGTTGATGGCAAGTTCTTCGGGAACAATGTCAAAGCACCAACAAGCTGTGCCGATTTCCTGATTTCAAAAGCAATCTAGAAAGCTCAACCAGAATGGAACTTCGCAACCGGACGGTTGCTCGGGGAAGGGGGCTTTGGGAGAGTGTACAAAGGTTACTTGACCAGCGCGAATGCTAACgtcacaataaaaaatataaagccCGGATCAAATCAAGGGACAAAGGAGTTTGCTTCCGAAGTGAAGACCATAAGCCGGCTCGGGCACAAAAACTTGGTCCAACTCATCGTGTGTTGTCATGAGAGAAAGGAACTCCTCCTTATCTATGAGTCCATGCCTAATGGTGGCCTCGATTCTCATCTATTCAAAGAACGATTGTCAAttgttgattaaaaatcgattgAATGCCAAATATAGGTCATGTGTAGATGGCCAATATATGGCTGAGTCGCCGATGGTCAATTGTTGTTTTTTTGACGAGGTCTCCTAAACCCTTTGGATTCCGAGAAAGCGAAAACGGAAGGACTAGCGTTTAAGGCTTCCTTGCTTGGGAAAACGAacgatctgaaaaatattttcctcaaaataatcGCCTATGTTCGCTCGAAAGAATCAGCGTATGAGAAGCATTTTCATAAAAGGCAATAATTTATATCGCGACGAGCGATAACTttcaggaaaacattttttaaattacttatttttcgcgaaacaaaatgTTCCCTGAAAGTAAAGACTAACTTGCGTGATGACCAACAAAGGAAACCTAGGTTTTCCATGGGCTTGGTTTCTCTCGTGGTGGTTCATGCGTGCGATCAACCCTTCGCGAcgcaattttaattaattaattaattaattaatccggaaGTGTTTCCCTGAGATATTTGATAACGCGACCCTTTTGGATTGTACTAATTATTGcgctgaaaattatttttttttcctagcacACCGTgttgtttttgtcaattttaactttttttttttctccaggtcCAGAGACTTTTCGTCGGGGAGGCTCGTGAGTGGACATTTCTTGTTTTCGTTTTCGCTGAACCGTTCCAAGATGGACTGCGAGTTGTTCAAGAACCAAAAGGCTAAGTCATGTGTGGGGGCCGGCCACTCCCCGTTCATTTGTATGCGCATGTGACCATGTCAAAGCACCAGAAAAGCTGTGCTAAAGCGAGGATGGAACTTCACAGCTCAGATTTCCAAAGCTTCAAGGCCGGAGAGCTTCGATCGCTCTTAGTCTTGGTTCTCTCTCTAGCCATCGCCTTCCCGGCTTCCGCGTCGTCTCAGGGCATCAAGTTCAGCTTCCAGAATTTCGTCGGTAGTGGCATTCAATACCAAGGCGATGCGTCGGTTTCGAGTGACTCCATCCAACTTACAAAGGCCACTCAAGGCCAGAACCTCAATCAGAGCGTGGGGTGGGCCACGTACCCCGAGCCGATGCGCCTTTGGGATAAGGCGACGGGGAACGTGGCCGATTTCACCACTCGATTCACCTTCGCCGTCAATTCTCAGGGAGCATCCAGTTTCGCCGATGGATTGACCTTCTTTCTTGTCCCCAAAGGATCTCAACTTCCGGTCAACTCATCGGGACGCTACCTTGCTCTTTTAAATCCTAACCGCGACCCTTCCAATTCTTCGACTTCTTTTGTAGCTGTCGAGTTCGACACTTTCCACAACAACGATATCAATGCCAGGGACCCGAATTGTTCCCAAGTTACCCATGTCGGTATAGACTTGAATAATCTAACTTCCATGGTCTATAACTGCGTCGATTGGTTCAAGGATAAAATCATGAGCGGCGGGCGGATCAATGCTACGATAGCGTACAATTCTAGCACACAGAACTTGAGCGTTCTCATGATAGACGCGGATGCCATGGGTACCGACATAAATTCCACTGGGATCTATGACATAGTCAACATCACTAAGTATTTGCCGGAGTGGGTGACTTTCGGTTTCTCGGCTACCACGGGCAGGCTGTTCGAGTTGCACACTCTTGAGGCATGGGAATTCAGCTCTAATGTGCAAGTGGCTGGAAAAAAGAGCAAGTTATGGCTATGGGCTACCTTAGGCTCAGGTTCTTTCGTTTTGCTCATTCTTGCTCTAGCCTTTATTTGGTTTCGTCGCCGTTCGAAGAGAAAGGGAACTTACAtgagcgaagaagaagatgatctgGCAATCGATGAAGAATTCGAGCAGGTGCCAGGGCCCAAGAAATTCTACTACAAGGACTTGGTCGCCGCTACCGACAATTTCGCAATGGAACGGTTacttggggaaggaggcttTGGGAGAGTGTATGAAGGTTACTTGACCAGCGTGAATGATCGTGTCGCAATCAAGAAGATCAGCCCGGGATCAAGACAAGGGATAAAGGAGTACGCCACCGAAGTGAAGACCATAAGCCGGCTCCGGCACAGAAACTTAGTCCAACTCATCGGATGGTGCCATGAGAAGAAGGAACTCCTCCTTATCTATGAATACATGTCAAACGGTAGTCTCGATTCTCATCTATTCAAAGAACGAACCTTCCTGCCGTGGGAGAAGCGGTACAAAATCGCGCAAGGCACGGCCTTGGCCTTGCTCTACCTTCATGAAGAATGGGAACAGTGCGTCGTGCACCGCGATATAAAGGCCAGCAATATCATGCTCGATTCCGATTTCAATGCTAAATTAGGGGACTTCGGTTTGGCTAGGCTAGTCGACCATGCCAAAGGGTTGCAAACGACGGTGTTGGCCGGAACCATGGGCTATATGGCTCCTGAATGTGTTTACACGGGCAAGGCGAGTAGGGAATCGGACGTCTATAGCTTCGGAGTTGTCCTGTTAGAAATAGCTTGCGGTAGAAAAGTCATCGAACCGGGGGCTGAGGATGGCCAGGTTCGGCTGGTGGACTGGGTTTGGGAGCGATACGGGACCGGGAGGATACTCGATGCGGCGGAGTCGAAACTTGGTACCGATTTCGACGAAAAGCAACTGGAGTGCACGATGGTCGTAGGGCTGTGGTGCGCCCATCCGGACCACACCGCCCGTCCTTCCATAAGAGAAGCGTTTAGCGTTCTCAACTTTAACGCTCCGCCGCCCGTTCTCCCACCGAAATTGCCGGTCCCGTTCTCTCGGGCATCAATTGTTTCGTTCCACGCCACCTCGACCAGCGGCACCGAACTGTCCACATTTACGACCTCCTCTGTACAATCCTCTCACTCAGATTCTTCTGCATTGCTCCCGAAAACGATATAATCCACTTCATTGGTGTAATCAGTTTGAGTTGTAATTTGTactttgagatttgattttgtaTATTATTCACTTCATAtaaatttcttcatttgttCCTCAGTATTTACTCTTCATGTTTGGACTTCCGTCTGATATCCTGGATCAAGTAAAGGTAGTACATATCTTCTTTGATTGTTTCCTGTTGCACTCTGTTGATGTTAGGATAGGATCCGACTTGcaaccacaacgaaatagaTCGTAAAACCgataaagaaaaatcgaggcaCAAAAATTATCCTAGTTTACCCTTGGCCTAATGCTACATCTagaggatttcactataataAATACATCGCACCTCTCTCTTACGTcattcaattacaagtgaaaaagaacATATATATTGCAGTATCTATTCATGGACCCAAATCCAAACTATTAATGAAATACGGGCTCAAGATAAATATCACGTGAAGTCACTTGGTTTGCCGAGCGGAAGAGGAGGAGCACGGGTTTACAGTCGCTTGGTATGGCAAGTCTCATTAAGATCCAAATGCTATAATGGATCGGGAATTTCTAAGTTACGGTATTGTATAGCAGCTACAAATATTAACCGTTGGAATTTCTGTtggtttttttgttggtcaactGGTTGCCGCATACGACCCGTCGCAACTGAGAGCATGGAAAAATGATTGAGTAACCAAGTTAGAAAAAACAGGTGACTGGTGATTGTTTTTGCCAATAATTTTTCAACACTTACCAGCTCTTTGAGAAACATAATagcatccaaaaaaaataaaaataaatctttGCAAGTGGAAAAATAGACTCGTCGTGTTTGGATGACATCTTCTTGATAATAGATAACGGGTGTGCTATTTCACGGAGAATTCAAGATTtgtaaaacattttctaaaagttgtttagttatatcatttacaaaaatgaatgagaaaaattttcatcactTCCGGAAATAGTTTgccataaattgttgtcgataatgaaaatattcttcgttgactaattttttctaGGAGGcataactaatcatttttttaagaatttttttccaaatcataaCTTTTTGGTGTCGATTGTTTTGtagaaaatgtgacatttatgaaaaatattttccagagaCTAGGCCTAGGTTCTCGACTCCCTGGCACCTTGGCTCGGGTCTATAGAGGCTAGGTCCATGTCTCCGGTGCCTAAACCCTGCGTCCattgaggccaagcctcgcACGCCAATGCTCGAAATTGGGACCACAATCCAAGGCTAGGTCAATCGAGGCAAGGCTAGGACTCGGGTATTGGTGTGGGTGATCGGGGTCCCGAGCATTGGCCCGACCTCGGTGGACATGAGCCCATGTACCGTGGATTGAGGAGCAGGTGCTGAGGTCCCAAGCACGGCCTCAATGGACAGAGCCTACGCACCAAAGACAGAGGCATCGGTGTTCGGGTTCCAGCACGGCCTTGATGGGCCTAGCTCGAGCGCTGAGGATGAGAGCACAAGCTTTCGGGACCGGAGCGCAGGCTAAGGGGACTCGACCACGGACATGGGACTCCAAAGCTTGGCCTCGATAGACTTGGGCTCGGGAGTTGGTGAACTAGGCACAAGCATCGGGATCCGGGCCCGGGCCTCGATGGATATGAACATGGGCGTAGGCTCCGAGAACCCCGAGCCTAGCCTCAATGTTATGGGGCTTGACGTCTCGGGCATCAACATTCGTGTCCTCGGCTCGGCCTCAATGTACTCGGTCATGACGGTCGGAGTCTTAGGTGTGGCTTTGATGCACCCAGTAGGGATGCCGAGGTCCGAACCCGACCCCGACCTCTCTAGTCCAGGGCCCGTTGCCATGAGCCTTGCAACTAGTGTTGGGGGTTCTTGAGGCCAAGCACAGTGGAAATTTTTTCAAGTGATATAACGAAtcattcttccatttttttttaattttgaatttttcatgaaaaaagcgTACactgagaaagagaaaattttccaGCAAACTTTCAACTTCATTTCGAGAAATTTACTCGTGGGTATTTAAGGCAACTATCTTTCGGCAGAAAAGtagtggaaattttttattcgcTTAGATACTTGAATTACTCACTTGGTTAATCTATCTTACCAATTTGCGTAATAACTactcataaaaattttaaaaaatgactctTATGTTttagaacaataaaaaaataaaagattgtaATAAACAACATTTATCATGAATCTTGTGAGAAAAaggtaccaaaaaagtcctaaacctattcaattggtacaaattcaGATGCAATGCTTCCGTAATCGTTGTGGCACAGCTAGCattaacttggatattttttttaatattattttgatatttaaataattttttaaggatttttttgatttttttaaaaattatttaaaatatcaaaaaaatattaaaaaaaatatccacgttagcgccaaccgtgccacgtaggataattgatgtccattccagtgatttccaatcaaaattgatcaaattgactcaattgacataaatgtaaaagttttaggactaaattggcactattttaaaaggtttaggacttaattgacactaataaagagtttagaacttaattggcacaaatacaaaaggtttaggattgaattggtatcaaaataaggtttagaactgaattgatattaatacaataggtttatggcttttttgacacttttctctaGTTACAAGGGTTGGTGTACTGTTGGAACCTGTGCTGCTCACCATATGTCCTCAACCCTGGGCATATAATCCCTCTCTCAGCACAGCCTCTCCTCCCTCAATCTCAGATTCTCACTCTTGATGATGATTAGTAAAAATGTACCCACCATCAGTCTGCTTTTTGGGCACTATGTTGGTCTGTCTTCCAAAATTATGGTTGCTCATTCTATGCCATCCGTTCCCTGTGATGGGTTGTTTTAGGGGTaatcggttcccgatccggttcggttcccctcaagaatggagaaccggaccggtggtctcggttctcaatttttcgggaccgagaaccggaccatcggtccggtccggttccttgacggttccattggaccagatacatgcaaaaaaaaaaatgtaccattcctaacatggagtacatgagcttggttactttcaaaaaataaaacagagtgTAACAAAAAAGACTTTTACataggagaataaaaaatagagaatgccaatagcttctcaatttgataaaatttcttggacacccttaacaagtaaagagagggtaacttaaaaaaaaaaaaattcgattgtTTCTGTCCGGGTGGTCCGGTCCTAGGACCCTAgaactgggaaccggaccgctccctctagaaccgggaatcggaccaccggtcccggtcTGGTCCGGGTGgcccgatttgctcacccctaggttGTGCATTAGATTCCCATGTTGAATGCTCGTGAATGGTTTTCTTTGGCAGGTTGGTCTTGTTTTTTATTACCATTTGTTAACTTTGGACTCTATACCAGGCagtactgatttttttttttttttgcctttgttaGACATTTTAGGAGAGTTCTCAAAATTCATGAGGTCCTTCTGGCTGTTGGTGTTCTGTGTGTTCTCTCCTTTACGTTTAATGTTTTAACTCTGGCAACTTTCTCAAGCTAAAATCCGGTCAGGTTTGATATTACCTTGGTGATTCTTAGTATGTCAAAATGTTTAGCGATAATACGAATTGTTAAATCTCTCACTTgctttctataaaaaccccttCATGCAACTGATTACCGCAGGTTCGAGGAAAATGCATAAACCAAGTCTTTGTGAGTTTGTCTCTAGCCGGTTCCCGGGGAGGACCTTATAACCGGGTAGCTAAAATGTCTTTCCACCTGCAACCATCAGTCGTGCTAAAATGTCTCCCAAACCTAACCTTTTGTCATGTTCTTCTTGTCCAATGAACCCgtgcttttatttaattatagaATATCCTCGAGcgatgattcttttcttttttatacagtgttcctttttttttttttccttttacttttccaaGTCTAGAGACTAGTCGTCGTGGAAGCTCGTGTGGACTCTCTCAGTTTCGTTAGCATTAAACCGTTCGAGATTGATAGCAAAGTTGTTCAAGAACCAAAAACCTCGGTCAAAGCACTAAAAAAGCTGTGCTAAATCTAGGAACCTCAACGGGAATGGAACTTCACAGCTCAGATATCGTAAGTTTCAAGATCAGAGGGCTTCAATCCCTCTTAAtcttgcttctctctctagccAATGCATTCGCGGCTACGACATCGTCTCAGGGCATCAATTTCAGCTTCTGGACTTTCGATGGTAATAGCATTAAATTCCAAGGCGATGCAGTGGTTTCAAGCGATATCGTGTTTTCGCAACCACGAAAATCGTGTTTTCGCACTTCCACGAAAATCGTGTCTTCTCaaagaagacgagaagaaacAACATTTCGTACTTCCACATTTTACGAGTAAGGAGCAATCTCCGTGTAGTTTCCACTTGTGGAACCTTTGGTTAGTCCGCACAATTTATGCTTCTGACTTGACTTTATGTTAATTGgttgacttggacatttcaATGACAGATGACCCCCAACCGATCTTCACCAACGTATAATCCATGCCTAGACTACTTGGTGGGCGGCAACTATTTTGAAAGCAACTGCTAGAATTATGTTCGCCCCACAAGAAAACAGCCGGTGTCTTGTCACTTTCGATTCAACCTTGTTGGACGGGCGATTCCCCGAAGACCGCTGAAGTCAAGATTCATCGGTTCGGAGAAAGTCTTAAAAGTTGCTAGCTCGCCGTGTCAAAACCGTAGTTGCGAAAACACGATATTGCAACCTTAGGCCAATCATGACCACAACCTTAATGCGAGAGGGGGGTGGGCCACGTACCGCGAGCCGATGCGCCTTTGGGATAAGGCGACCGGTAACGTGGCGGATTTCACCACCCATTTCACCTTCGTCATCAATTCGCAAGGAAAGTTGATATTTGCTGATGGATTGGCCTTCTTTCTTGTTCCTGTGGGTCTCAACTCCCGGTCAACTCATTCGGAGGTGGCCTGGCTCTTGTAGATCCAGACCGAGACCCTTCTAAACTCTTCCACATGGTTTGTTGCCATCAAGTTCGATATTTTCTACAATATCAACAATAGCGCTATCGTCGTGGACCTGAATTGTTCACTAGGTGCACATGTTAGCATAGACTTGAATAATCTCAATTCCACGGCATATAGGTGTGTCGATTGGTTCAAGGATAAAATCATGAGTGGCCGGCGGATCAACACTATGATAACGTACAATTCTAGCACCCAGAACTTGAGCATTCTCATGATAGATGCTGATGCCATGAGTACCAACATAAATTCCTCTGCTGTCTATGATTTTGTCGACTTGACAAAGTATTTGCCGGAGTGGGTGACTTTCGGTTTCTCGGCTGCCACAGGTGTGTACTTCGGGTTGCACACTATGAAGGCATGGGAACTCAGCTCTAATGTGCAAGTGATGGCTGGAAAAAAGAGCAAGTTGTGGCTGGGGTGTATCTTAGGTTCAGGTTCTTTCATTTTGCTTGGTCTTGTTCtagcttttatttgttttcgtCCCCGTACTAGAAAAGAAGACGATCCGTTGATTGAAAAAGATGATCCAGCGACTCGAGcgattgaagaagatgatccagCGATTGAAGAAGAACTCAAGCAAGTGTCAGTGCCCAAGAAATTCTCCTACATGGATTTGGTTGCAGCGACTGATAACTTCGCAACCGGACGGTTGCTCGGGGAAGGGGGCTTTAGGAGAGTGTACAAAGGTTACTTGACCAGCGCGAATGCTAATGTcacaataaaaattaaaaaatataaagccCGGATCAAATCAAGGGATAAAGGAGTTTGCTTCCGAAGTGAAGACCATAAGCCGGCTCGGGCACAAAAACTTGGTCCAACTCATCGTGTGTTGTCATGAGAGAAAGGAACTCCTCCTTATCTATGAGATCATCCCTAATGGTAGCCTCGATTCTTATCTATTCAAAGAACGGACCTTCTTGCCATGGGAGAATCGGTACAAAATCGCGCAAGGCATAGCATCGGCATTGCTTTACCTCCACGAGGAATGGGAACAATGCGTCGTGCAACGGGAATATAAGGTCTAGCAATATCATGCTCCATTCCGATGATCATTCGATTCAGCACCCCTTTTCCACATCTCGAAAGTTGAATCTCCCCTTGAACAGATCGTAGTCCGAGCTGCTGGAGATGAACTCTCGGATAAGGGAGGAGTTCTATTTTCTTACGAAGCTGAAAAATAGAACCGTCATGTCTGAATTTTTTCTGAGCAAGAAGTCTAGTGTTCATACGAGCTGTAAGTCGCCTcttttcaaaagagagagacGTGGCATTACCTATGCCGCTACATTTGAACATGGTTGAGGTTCTTCAACCATCGCATGATATCGTCGGACGTGGAATTATGGAATAAACACAACCTGACGATTAACAGCACTtgtccaaatttaatgaaatttaagTTCcattttatttcgtgaaaaaatgaatgattcgaatttttttttctgaaattgatatttcatatcactcgaaataattagtcgataaacAATATTTTCATATCGAAAATAGCAAGTTGTGTCATAATATTtctgtaaatgatgaaaatattttcctgtttATTCATTCGTTTTTGGAAGTAATACGAGCGAACTTTTTTGGAAAAGCATCTTTCAAAACTAcctatttttcacaaaacaaacacactctTAATGCAAGCGAAAGGAGATTCTGTTTAGATACTTGAATTTACTCGATGGAAAAAGCTTGTGGTATAACTAGTcgtaaaaattacaaaataaaatataagtgTTCAGCTCTTAAAGAACTGCATGAATTAAAGAAATGGGGGGAAAACTTATATTATACAAGAAAGCAGTGAGGCAAAATGATTCATTTGTATTTAATGTTTAATGTAGTGCTTTAATTAACTCAAGTTTAATCACTGACATTTTGCCCTAGTGGCCACTCTTTTCATTTGAGAAATGGGAGGTGAGGTGTTCGAATCCCCACATTTGAGGGGGAGTGGGGAGGAGGATGGGGATGGGGACGCATGAGGAGGGAGCAGAGTTGTGCTTGTAAAATAGAGTAGAATAtgactagacaaaaaaaaaaaacttaagtttatggacaatattgaaaattttcagacaatctaaggactaaattgaacatgtaccaaatgttaagggccatattaaacaaactaaaagttcaaatCTAATATTTCATATTGGACTAAAATTTTAGATATCACGTTGAACAagttcaaagttcaaggaccgcaTTCATGATCATTAATTTCATTTAACCTAATTTGTTTTATCATTCAATAATGATaacgcaataaaaaaaaatctattgaaGGTCAAAGGTCAAGTATGTGGCTCAGGCGCTGATGGTCAATTGGTGTTTTTGACCGAATAACGAAAGCACAACATTcgaccacaaaaagaaaagagaaaaaaaaaaacgaaagcgTAACATTGACGAAGTTTCCAACCCAACCTTCCGTCATTTTCTTTGCATTCATATGCAAGTCCCTCCATACGCTGTCGATGACATCGGTACACCAAATTATGTGGCTGAACTTAAACATCATTGAATGCCAAATATATGGCCGCTGAGTCGCCCGATGGTCAATTGTTGTTTTTTTGACGAGGTCTCCTAAACCCTTCGGATTCCAAACAAGCGAAAACGGAAGGGCTAGCGTTTAAGGCTTCCTTTGCTTCagaaaacgaatgatttgaaaaggcaataatttatgtccccatattttcgtggacgatggaCGTGCGAtaactttcaggaaaatattttctaaattacttaattttcgcaaaacaaattgTTCCCTAAAAGTAAAGACTAACTTGCGTGATGACCAACAAAGGAAACCTAGGTTTTCCATGGGCTTGGTTTCTCTCGTGGTGGTTCATGCGTGCGATCAACCCTTCGCGacgcaatttttttaattaattaattaattaatccggaaGTGTTCCCTGAGATATTTGATAGCACGACCCTTTTAGATTGTACTAATTATTGCgttgaaaattattatttttttcctagcaCACCGTgttgtttttgtcaattttaacttttttttttctccaggtcCAGAGACTAGTCGTCGGGGAGGCTCGTGAGTGGACATTTCTTGTTTTCGTTTTCGCTGAACCGTTCCAAGATGGACTGCGAGTTGTTCAAGAACCAAAAGGCTAAGTCATGCGGGGAGCCGGCCACTCCCCGTTCATTTATATGCGCATGTAACCAGTCAAAGCACCAGAAAAGCTGTGCTAAAACGAGGATGGAACTTCACAGCTCAGATTTCCAGAGCTTCAAGGCCGGAGAGCTTCGATCGCTCTTAGTCTTGGTTCTCTCTCTAGCCATCGCCTTCACTGCTTCGGCATCGTCTCAGGGCATCGATTTCAGCCTCACGGCTTTCAACGAGAGTATCATTAAAGTCGAAGGCAACGCGGAAATTCAGAGCGGCTCCATCAGGGTTACGGGGGTCGATCGGGACAAGGCCCCCACCGAGAATGTGGGGTGGGCCACGTACCGCGAGCCGATGCGCCTCTGGGATAAGGCGACGGGGAACGTGGCCGATTTCACTACTCGATTCACCTTCGCCATCAATTCGCTGGGGGAGACGAATTTCGCCGATGGAATGACCTTCTTTCTCGTCCCCAACGGGTCTCACCTCCCGAACAACTCGTCGTTTGGCGCCCTGGCTATTATAGATCCAGGCCGCGACCTTTCAAACTCTTCCGATTGGTTTGTAGCGGTCGAGTTCGACACTTTCCACAACGTCGTCCCCTCTGTGGTCATAGACCCGAATTGTTCGAAGGTTGCACATGTCGGTATAGACTTGAATAATCTCAACTCCTCGAAATATAGCTGTGTGGATTGGTTCAAGGATAAAATCATGAGCGCTGGGTGGATCAACGCTACGATATCGTACAATTCAAGCACGCAGAACTTGAGCGTCGTCATGACAGACGCCAATGCCATGGGTACCAACATAAATTCCTCCGCCATCTATGATATAGTCAACCTGACAGATTACTTGCCGGAGTGGGTGACTTTCGGTTTCTCGGCTTCCACGGGTACAATTTTCGAGTTGCACACTATTGAGGCATGGGAATTCAGCTCCAATGTGCAAGTGGCTGGAAAAAAGAGCAAGTTATGGCTATGGGCCACCTTAGGCTCAGGTTCTTTCGTTTTGCTCATTCTTGCTCTAGCCTTTATTTGGTTTCGTCACCGTTCGAAGAGAAAGGGAACTTCCTTGAGCGGAGAAGAACATGATCTGGCAATCGATGAAGAATTCGAGCAGGTGCCAGGGCCCAAGAAATTCTACTACAAGGACTTGGTCGCGGCTACCGACAATTTCGCAATTGAACGGTTacttggggaaggaggcttTGGGAGAGTGTATGAAGGTTCCTTGACCAGCGTGAATGCTCGTGTCGCAATCAAGAAGATCAGCCCGGGAGCAAGACAAGGGATAAAGGAGTACGCCAGCGAAGTGAAGACCATAAGCCGGCTCCGGCACAGAAACTTAGTCCAACTCATCGGATGGTGCCATGAGAAGAAGGAACTCCTCCTTATCTATGAATACATGTCAAACGGTAGTCTCGATTCTCATCTATTCAAAGAACGAACCTTCCTGCCGTGGGAGAAGCGGTACAAAATCGCGCAAGGCACGGCCTTGGCCTTGCTCTACCTTCATGAAGAATGGGAACAGTGCGTCGTGCACCGCGATATAAAGGCCAGCAATATCATGCTCGATTCCGATTTCAATGCTAAATTAGGGGACTTCGGTTTGGCTAGGCTAGTCGACCATGCCAAAGGGTTGCAAACGACGGTGTTGGCCGGAACCGTGGGCTATATGGCTCCTGAATATGTTCGCACGGGCAAGGCGAGTAGGGAATCAGACGTCTATAGCTTCGGAGTCGTCCTATTAGAAATAGCTTGCGGTAGAAAAGTCATCGAACTGGGGGCTGAGGATGGCCAAGTTCAGCTGGTGGACTGGGT
The sequence above is drawn from the Rhodamnia argentea isolate NSW1041297 chromosome 9, ASM2092103v1, whole genome shotgun sequence genome and encodes:
- the LOC125316529 gene encoding L-type lectin-domain containing receptor kinase IX.1-like is translated as MELHSSDFQSFKAGELRSLLVLVLSLAIAFTASASSQGIDFSLTAFNESIIKVEGNAEIQSGSIRVTGVDRDKAPTENVGWATYREPMRLWDKATGNVADFTTRFTFAINSLGETNFADGMTFFLVPNGSHLPNNSSFGALAIIDPGRDLSNSSDWFVAVEFDTFHNVVPSVVIDPNCSKVAHVGIDLNNLNSSKYSCVDWFKDKIMSAGWINATISYNSSTQNLSVVMTDANAMGTNINSSAIYDIVNLTDYLPEWVTFGFSASTGTIFELHTIEAWEFSSNVQVAGKKSKLWLWATLGSGSFVLLILALAFIWFRHRSKRKGTSLSGEEHDLAIDEEFEQVPGPKKFYYKDLVAATDNFAIERLLGEGGFGRVYEGSLTSVNARVAIKKISPGARQGIKEYASEVKTISRLRHRNLVQLIGWCHEKKELLLIYEYMSNGSLDSHLFKERTFLPWEKRYKIAQGTALALLYLHEEWEQCVVHRDIKASNIMLDSDFNAKLGDFGLARLVDHAKGLQTTVLAGTVGYMAPEYVRTGKASRESDVYSFGVVLLEIACGRKVIELGAEDGQVQLVDWVWELYGTGRILDAAESKLGTDFDEKQLECTMVVGLWCAHPDHTARPSIREAFSVLNFNAPPPVLPSKLPVPFS